From a single Theropithecus gelada isolate Dixy chromosome 8, Tgel_1.0, whole genome shotgun sequence genomic region:
- the LYPLA1 gene encoding acyl-protein thioesterase 1 isoform X7: MGRSLCRPVRPVTLNMNMAMPSWFDIIGLSPDSQEDESGIKQAAENIKALIDQEVKNGIPSNRIILGGFSQGPVGGANRDISILQCHGDCDPLVPLMFGSLTVEKLKTLVNPVNVTFKTYEGMMHSSCQQEMMDVKQFIDKLLPPID, encoded by the exons ATGGGCAGAAGCCTTTGCAG GCCTGTTAGGCCTGTTACATTAAATATGAACATGGCTATGCCTTCATG GTTTGATATTATTGGGCTTTCACCAGATTCACAGGAGGATGAATCTGGGATTAAACAGGCAGCAGAAAATA TAAAAGCTTTGATTGATCAAGAAGTGAAGAATGGCATTCCTTCTAACAGAATTATTTTGGGAGGGTTTTCTCAG GGTCCTGTCGGTGGTGCTAATAGAGATATTTCTATTCTCCAGTGCCACGGGGATTGTGACCCTTTAGTTCCCCTGATGTTTGGTTCTCTTACggttgaaaaactaaaaacattggTGAATCCAGTCAATGTGACCTTTAAAACCTATGAAGGTATGATGCACAGTTCGTGTCAACAG GAAATGATGGATGTCAAGCAATTCATTGATAAACTCCTACCTCCAATTGATTGA
- the LYPLA1 gene encoding acyl-protein thioesterase 1 isoform X5, with amino-acid sequence MGRSLCRPVRPVTLNMNMAMPSWFDIIGLSPDSQEDESGIKQAAENIKALIDQEVKNGIPSNRIILGGFSQGGALSLYTALTTQQKLAGVTALSCWLPLRASFPQGPVGGANRDISILQCHGDCDPLVPLMFGSLTVEKLKTLVNPVNVTFKTYEGMMHSSCQQEMMDVKQFIDKLLPPID; translated from the exons ATGGGCAGAAGCCTTTGCAG GCCTGTTAGGCCTGTTACATTAAATATGAACATGGCTATGCCTTCATG GTTTGATATTATTGGGCTTTCACCAGATTCACAGGAGGATGAATCTGGGATTAAACAGGCAGCAGAAAATA TAAAAGCTTTGATTGATCAAGAAGTGAAGAATGGCATTCCTTCTAACAGAATTATTTTGGGAGGGTTTTCTCAG GGAGGAGCTTTATCTTTATATACTGCCCTTACCACGCAGCAGAAACTAGCAGGTGTCACTGCACTCAGTTGCTGGCTTCCACTTCGGGCTTCCTTTCCACAG GGTCCTGTCGGTGGTGCTAATAGAGATATTTCTATTCTCCAGTGCCACGGGGATTGTGACCCTTTAGTTCCCCTGATGTTTGGTTCTCTTACggttgaaaaactaaaaacattggTGAATCCAGTCAATGTGACCTTTAAAACCTATGAAGGTATGATGCACAGTTCGTGTCAACAG GAAATGATGGATGTCAAGCAATTCATTGATAAACTCCTACCTCCAATTGATTGA
- the LYPLA1 gene encoding acyl-protein thioesterase 1 isoform X6: MNMAMPSWFDIIGLSPDSQEDESGIKQAAENIKALIDQEVKNGIPSNRIILGGFSQGGALSLYTALTTQQKLAGVTALSCWLPLRASFPQGPVGGANRDISILQCHGDCDPLVPLMFGSLTVEKLKTLVNPVNVTFKTYEGMMHSSCQQEMMDVKQFIDKLLPPID; the protein is encoded by the exons ATGAACATGGCTATGCCTTCATG GTTTGATATTATTGGGCTTTCACCAGATTCACAGGAGGATGAATCTGGGATTAAACAGGCAGCAGAAAATA TAAAAGCTTTGATTGATCAAGAAGTGAAGAATGGCATTCCTTCTAACAGAATTATTTTGGGAGGGTTTTCTCAG GGAGGAGCTTTATCTTTATATACTGCCCTTACCACGCAGCAGAAACTAGCAGGTGTCACTGCACTCAGTTGCTGGCTTCCACTTCGGGCTTCCTTTCCACAG GGTCCTGTCGGTGGTGCTAATAGAGATATTTCTATTCTCCAGTGCCACGGGGATTGTGACCCTTTAGTTCCCCTGATGTTTGGTTCTCTTACggttgaaaaactaaaaacattggTGAATCCAGTCAATGTGACCTTTAAAACCTATGAAGGTATGATGCACAGTTCGTGTCAACAG GAAATGATGGATGTCAAGCAATTCATTGATAAACTCCTACCTCCAATTGATTGA